TCCACCAGGGCGCCACCAAAGGCGCCCTCCACGTTGGTGGTGCCCAGTCCACCGGCGGCAAAATTGATATAGCCGTCGCTTTCCATGGTCGGCTTGCGACTGTCGAATTTGATCACGCCGGCAGTGGTGTTGCGCCCGAACAGAGTCCCCTGGGGACCGCGCACCACTTCCATCTGCTCCACGTCAAATATCGGGAAGCTTTTCAGCACCACATTTTCCTGCACCACATCGTCGAAGATGATGGATACCGGCTGTGAGGCGGCCAGATCAAAATCCGAGTTGCCGAGGCCGCGGATATAGAAACGCGGCGCGGCACGGCCGTTGGAGGATTCCGCATAGAGGTTCGGCACCCGCGCCGCCAGCGCGAGGATGTCTTCGCCCGCGGAGAAAATACTGTCGAAACCCTCACCGGACAGTGCCGCCACCGAAATCGGAACTTCCTGCAGACTTTCGGCGCGTTTCTGCGCGGTGACCGTGACTTCTTCCAGCATTGCCGATTTGCGTTTGCTGCCGATGTCGTCGCCTTCCGCGCCAATGGCAGCGCCGGGCAGCGTCGCCGCGATGGCTGTGGCGAGAAGAGTTTGGGTAATAGCCTTGCTCATTGAGTCAGTTTCCTGTGCGCAGCAACCGATCCGCCCCGAAGGGCCGCCGGCGGCTTTTTGTTCTCGTTATGCTTATGGTCCTGAGGTGTTTTCGCACCCATTTTCGAATTTCTGGTGCGAGTTCCTGGCTGTGCAAAACACCAGCACAAACAGGTCCCCCAGTCGGGTACTCCGTCTAATGAGAGCAACGAGCGTGCCAATATTTAACCGATTGGTCAGGTTCCAACCGACAAATCAACAATTGCCGGATCTGCCAATGGATGGGATTGAATGAATGTGATGGGAAAGCGGAGGTCCGGGAGTCTGTCGCCACTGCGCCGGGGAGGGTCGCCTTGCGGGTAATCCTATGACGAGGTGCCGCCGATACCGCAGCCCCGCAGGATCATGCCAGTCACGAACTCTGTAATGCGCTCGATGGTTTCCTCGTCGTACTCACGGCGGTTGGTCGCCAGCAACACCTGGGTTTCGAAATCCGCGTAGTGCTGGGTGGTCGACCAGATCATGAAGATCAGCAGGGAGGGATCGACACTGCGCATCTTGCCCTGCCCCATCCAGGCCTCAAACACCTGCGACTTGGCCCGTAGCCAGGCGCGCAGTTCGGTACGGATATAGTTCTGCAGATAGGGCGCGCCGGCGATGATTTCCGAAGCAAACAGCTTGGAGCTCAGCGGCTGCTCGCAGGCGAGACGCACCTTGCTGGCGGTATAGGCGGCGAGTACCTCGCCCGGGTCGTCCTGTGGCGAAATACTTTCCAGCCCCTGATTCCACTCCGCAATGATCCGCTCCAGCACGGCGGAGTACAGCAGGCTTTTGTTGCGGAAGTAATAGTGGATATTCGCCTTCGGTAGCCCCGCGGCCTCGGCAATGGCCATCATGCTGGCGCCCTTGTATCCGTGCTGGGCAAAAACGGCGGTGGCGGCATCCAGAATCAACTGGTAATTCTTCTCGCGGATTCGGCCCGATTTGTACTTTTTATCGGACTCTATCGCCTCTCGCACACTGCCTAGACTCATTCAACCGATTCCTTGCACCGATTTCTTTTCGATTTCTTGCACAGATTCATCCTGCGATAACCCCGGGGCAGGCGCAGACTCCTAACCGATTGGACAGCATTTTTAATGCCAGAGAAAGAGCGGCACCCGGAAGGCGCTAAATCATCAGGCGGAAATGCCTCCCTGCCCCGGCTGTGGACAGCTTCTGCGAGAAAGTCCGCCCGCTAGCGGCCCCCACGCGATTGCCCCCTTCAAAAATCCCTTTTGGCCACAGAAAAGCACCAAAAACAGGCCATCTCCCTGGTTTTCGCACCGTTTTAACCCAGAAGGAGCCCTGCACAAGTTATCCACAGCCAGCGTCGGCAATCCTCCCAACCCCCACCTCGTATACACATACCAGGGTGTGATGGCGCCAATATCCACAAAAATTCCCTGATCGAACTCTTTATCCGGCGGTGCCGCCAATTTCTGACAGTTTGGTCAGCTTTTGGCACATTTCATGCTGAACTGCTGACAGATCCAGCAGATCTGCGATCGCGCGCGTCTCATCCGCCCGCACCTGCAGGCAGGGGCAATCGCCGCTGGACCTGGCCTGAGTCGTTGTAAATGGCCTGCAACCCAAACCATTCACAAGGTGACAGAACAATGAGCCGCTCCACTTCACAACCCCAACGACCCAGCTCCCGGATCCGATCTCCGCTCAGCCTGGCCATCGCCCTCGCCAGCAGCGCCATGACGCCGGCACTGCTGCACGCGAACCAGCTGGAGGAAGTCACCGTCGTGGCGGAGAAACGCAGCGAGAGCCTGCAGGATCTGTCGCAGGCGGTGACCGCCATGTCCAGCAGCGACCTGGAGACCAAGGGCATCGAATCTTTCGTCGATCTGAGTGGTGTGGCGCCCGGGGTGACCGTGGCCAAGAACGAAGGCTACAAGACCGTCATCTCCATCCGCGGGGTGGGTAATGAGGCCAACCAGAACGCCATTGCCAACCCGTCGGTGTCCTACCACATGGACGGCATTTACGTGGCCTCCCCCTTTGCGCTGCAGACCGACTTTATCGATGTCGAGCGCATCGAGGTGTTGCGCGGCCCCCAGGGCACCCTGTTCGGCCAGAACTCCACCGGCGGCGCCATCAATGTGATCAGCCGCGCCCCCTCTACCGAGGTATTCACTGCCAAGGTGGACACCACCTTCGGCAGTTACAACCTGCAGAAGCTGCGCGCCTCGGTCAACGTGCCGCTGTCGGAGTCCATCGCCATGCGCACCTCGGTCACCAGCGCCACCCGCGACGGCTTCTCCAAGAATGTACTGAACGGGCAGGAACTGGACGACATGGACAATCTCAGCCTGCGCACCGACTGGCTGTTCAATCTCAGCGACAGCACCAGCCTGCGGGTCTTCGGCCAGGCGTTTGACGAGGACGCCAACGGCGCGGCCATCAAGGGGATCGACGACCCCACCCCGGACGCCCGCGAACTGGCGCAGGACACCCGCTCCAAGTACACCCTCGAATCCCGCATTGTCGGCGGTATTCTGGAATCCGACCTCGGTGCGGTCACCGTCAAATCCCTCGCCAGCTGGCAGAAGGACGACATCCTGGTGGTGCGTGACAACGACCGCCATTCCTACGCAGTGAACCCCGAGTACACCATCAGTGCGTTCGACCCGGAAACCTCGGTGGTGGAAACCAAGACTTTCGAAATCAACATGATTTCCAATGAGCCACTGTTCGATAAAGTCGACTGGATCGTCGGTGCCTTCTATCTGGATACCGAACTGGAAAACCATATCCGCGAGGAGCTGGATGCCAACGGCAACGGCGTGCTCGACGGTTACGCGGAGTCCTTCCCGGCGGTGTTTGACGGCGATGCGGGCTTCATCTCCGACGCCTTCCCCACCCGCGAGTCCCTGTCGCTCTATGGCCAGACCACCTTTTACGCCAGCGATACCACCCGCCTGATCACCGGCCTGCGCTACACCGAGGACGAGGTCTACAGCGAAGTGTCCAACTTTTTCGTACCTTCGCCGGATATCATCGAGGCCGAGACCGATGTGGTCACCGGCCGTCTGGCCCTGGAACAGGACCTGGGCAATGACGCCATGGTGTACGGTTCCTACACCCGCGGTTTCAAACCCGGCGGCAGCAACCTCACCTACGGCAGCAGCGACGACGGCTCCCCCGCACTGGTGGATCCCACCTTCAAGGACGAGACCATCGACGCCTTCGAACTGGGTGTGAAAGCCGAAATGCTCGGCGGCCTGCTGCGCACCAACCTGGCCTCCTTCTATTACATCTACGAGAACCTGCAATTCCAGGCCACCGACCCGGACATCTTCCAGGGCGGCGTGGCCAATATTCCCGAGTCGGAGATCTACGGCACCGAGCTGGAAGTGACCGCCCTGCTCGGCAGCGCCTGGTTACTGGACCTCAAGCTGGCGGCAATCGAATCCGAGATCACCTCCGACTTCGACGCGCTGGACAACGTGGCCGTGAGCGGCACCTTCTTTGGCGACGAACTGCTGCGCTACAACAGCCGCGAAAATGTAAAAGGCAAGGAACTGGCCAAGACCCCCGGCGTCACCGCCGACCTCAGCCTGCAGTACAGCAACACCTTCGCATCCGGCACCGCCTTTACCGGCACCCTGCAGTACACCTACCGCGGCAGCTTCAGCCAGCGCATCTTCGAAAATCCGGCGGTGGACAAGGTGCCGGCCTACAACCTGGTCAACGCCGTTGCCGCCTTCGACCTGCCCAACAGCTGGGGCTTCGACCTGATGGCCATGAACCTGTTTGACGAGGACGGCGTCAACTCGCGCATGAGCGACGTCTTCGGCGTCAACGCCACCGGCGAAGAACTCATCCCGCCCCGCCAGCTGATGGCCCGCGCGCGCTACCAGTTCTAATCTCAGAACCTGTGCCAATCCGCCCCGACAAGGCGGATTGGCACAAAACTCAAATCCCTGCTTTGCCCCATCCCGGGGCTTCTGTATAATCCGCGTCCGCGCCGGGGTAATGTAACCCCTTGATTCGGCGCCAGTTCCGCCCGTAGCTCAGCTGGATAGAGCGTTGCCCTCCGGAGGCAAAGGTCAGAGGTTCGAATCCTCTCGGGCGGGCCATATAAAAGAAAAGGCCACCCAACGGGTGGCCTTTTCTTTTATATCGTCCCAAGCCCCAGGGCTTCGCCCAATTCCCAGGTTCGACTCGGAGGCGCAATGCGCCGGAGAGCAGCGACCGAAGGGAGCTAATCCTCTCGGGTGACCTTGCTCATATATCACCCCAAGCCCCCAGGGCTTCGCCCAACTCCCAGATTCAACACGAAGACGCAAAGCGCCCGAAAGCAGTATCGCTATTTACGCATCGCCCCGGAAATCGCAACCAATAGACACAACACGATCACAGCAGCGACACCAAACCAGATACCCAAGCGACGGTTTCCCACCTGTTCCCGCTCGATATTTTCCAATAACTGAACCAACTCAGATTCTGACAAGGGCCCACAATGGGGACATTTTTCATTGTCTTCACGTACATACTGAAGCCCACATCGATCACAAACGTCGGTTAACTTTTCATGTCGCAACGCTGCGGCCTTCGCCCCCAGCCCACCAATATTCATCTTCGATCTCGCTTACACAGAAATACCAATGCAGACTTGCCGTATTCGGACGTTTTTCGCAAAAAAACAATCCGCAACCTACATCGAAGTAAGCAACTGCCAAGCCACCGCAACCTGTGCAAAAAATCCCGCAATGAACGCCAAGGTACGAACCCACGGGATTCCGAGGGCGTAGGAAATGGCATGCACCACCCGCGCCCAGAAATACACAACGCATGCCGTTACGGTTACGGAGTTACTGATACCAGCGGCCTGTGCAATAAGAACCAAAATGGCAAAGATCACCAGGTTCTCTATGGCATTAACATGTGCTTTTTGCAGGCGGACCGCCCACGGCGACTGAGGTTTGGGGGCAGCGGGATAACCCACCGTGTCGAACAACCCCCAGACAGCAAACCGGTTAAGAATGTACGGAGCCCACAACACAGCCGTAAAGATGGTAACGAGCGTCAAGTAATAAAGTTCACTATTCATAACTCTTCCTCCTTTTTTTGGTTGGATTTGGGTGTCGCTATCTACAGCCCGACACTGACCTCGGGGTGCACTCGTAACTATGTGCTCCTCCCCCCAAGTTTATACGCTACTACACTCTATATATGCCTCTACTATTTCAAACGTTGACGCTGGCATATATTGACTGGATCGCAACATAAAGGCAGGATGCCACGCAAATTACAGCTATCCAGCCGTCGCTGAGAAACCCGAAATAGCTACCAGCGGCTGCCACAGCGATTGTCATTCCTGCAATGAACGACGATCTTCCGATTTTGACGGCCAACTCGGGAATTTCCCTCATTCCACTTTCTTTCCAGCCCGCTATCAGATCATATTTCTTTTTTACGCCAATCGCATAGGAAAAAGCCATTAGTGGAAACACACCGAGAAGTAACAACAAAATGGGTAACATCTGGGATTGATCATTCATACTTACACTCCTGTTACTACTGATACCTATGCGGTCTTACTCATAAAAATAAAATGAACTCTACATATTATTTTTCCTGATTGATTGACCTCAGGCCAATAAAGAGCAACCTGAAACTTTCAAGAATAAAGTAAACAACGATTGCATAGGCCCAACCAAACAATACTCCTAACAGCCGGGGGGCACCGTCTCGCCGGGAGAGCTCCGCTAAAATTTCTTGATCGGGGGCATAATTGATCGAATAGGTCCAGAAAATATAGGTTGATCCGGCAATCAATATCCAGCCGCCAAAGAACAGCAATCCAAGCCGAAAATACCACGTATATTGACGGAGGAAAATAAAGGAAATCGCCAGCACCATTGCCGGCGCAAGACTGATTGCACTCCGGGTCAATTCATACAGACTCATATTTCAACGTGACTTAACCCGCTTTCGCACGCACCTAATAGTTAGCAATTGATTTTACACTCGAAGTCATTTGGTGAAAAACGACTTCTCTCAGTTAGATGGCGGCGCGTGTAAAAGCGAGTTAGGTTCCTAGCCTTGTCGCTCGGCCTTGTTATCTTTTCCTACTTATGGCTTGTAGGTTTCGCACCTATGAATCAACCACTCGCTGCCTGTTTTCGGATGAATGCTAACAAGCGACTGCCCTCGGAGCTCCCATTTATATGAGCCCGTATACTCAACACCATCGTAGATAAAGATATATTCAATTTCTATTTTATTTTCTTCCGGCAAGGTGACTTTCAGAAGATCCATTTTTTCTTCGTAGCCGTAAATTACATTTTCACGAATGTGCACGATTGAGTCTGTGGCCGCTTTGCCGTACTCACAATGTCTATCCCAAGTACCCCAGTACTCTTCCGGGATACTATTGTTCGCACCATGTCCATACAAAGAAACGAATGTAAGTAAAACGACCAAATATTTCACTGAACGATGACTCCTTATTAAAGATAACAATTTATTAAAGTCCCTCCGGCTCACTATCAACTTGGCTACTATTTACCGGTGGCGAAATTTGAGATCAAGGACAAAACTTTTTAAAAACAACCCCTTACCGATCCTATATCTATCTTGAACCAGTATTAACAAGCCAAAAGCTTAAGTCGCCTGAATAAACATCGGTCGCTTGAGATTATTAGACACATCAATAAAGTCAACGACTTACCGTTCACATCCAGTAAATAGAAGCCTTCGGCGCATTCATTCAGCGATTCGCGCCTGACATTCGCGGCTTTTACGGGATACCAATATATTTGCCGCAAAAAAAAAAGCCCCACCAATCGGCAGGGCTTTAGTACCAAAGAGCTAATCGCTCTCAGTTTTCAGAGCTTGACCAGCAGCTTGCCCTGGTTGCCGCCACCAAACAGCAGGTTGATGCCGTCGATAGCGCTTTCCAGACCCTCAAGAACGTGGGTACGGTAACGGATCTGTCCGTTCTGAACATACCGGGTCAGGGCCTCGGTGGCTTCCTGGGCTTTGTCCAGATGATCCGGCACTACGAAACCTTCAATTCGCAGTCCTTTGAGATTGATGTCCATCCAGTTCGGGCCCGGTGCGGGTTTTTCCAGGTTGTACTCGGAAATCATACCGCACAGGATGATGCGACCGAAGCGGTTCATACGCTCGTAGGCGAGCTGCTGAATCGGGCCGCCGGTGTTTTCGAAGAACAGGTCGATGCCGTTCGGGCAGGCAGCGTCGAGCTCGGCGGCGAGGTCGTTGGACTTGTAGTTGATGGCCTTGTCGAAGCCCAGTTCCTCTTCCAGCCAGCGGCACTTTTCGTCGCTGCCCGCGGTGCCTACAACACGCAGTCCTTCCGCCTTGGCGATCTGGCCCACCAGTGAACCGACGGAGCCCGCGGCGCCGCTGATCAGGATGGTTTCTCCTGCCTGCGGGCGGCCGATCTTGATCAGGCCGATATAAGCCGTCATGCCGGTGACGAAGAATACGGACAGCAGCGCTTCCGGGTCGAGGGAGGCATCGACCACCTGCATCTCCTCATTGCCGAGCACGTATTCCGCCCAGCCGGTGGTGCCGATGACCCGCGCCCCTACCGGGTACGCGGCATTGCGGGACTCGACCACTTCACCCACACCGTAGGAGCGCATCACTTCGCCGATCTGCACCGGCGGAATGTAGCTGTCTTCCCGTGCGTTGAGCCAGGTGCGCATGGCGGGATCCAGGGACATGTAGGTCTGCTTGACCAGGAACTGGCCTTCTTCCAGTGCCGGGGTTTCCAGTTCTACGGTTTCGAAGATATCCGATGTGATATCGCCGCTCGGGCGCTTGGTCAGTTGAATAGCTTTATAGGTCATACAACACTCTTTGCTGGACTGCTTGGCAATAGATTAGATCGTCTTGCCACTGCCCGCGGCACTATAGGAGCCGGGTCAATGGTTTGCCGCATTGTCCTCACAAAGCCATGGTGCGCATTTGTCATATTGCGCAAATAATTTGTCAATTCACGCCAAGCTGATTGTTTTCGAGTGGGCCGTTTTTTGCCGTGCAGCGCTAACGCAGCCAGGATGGACGCCGGCGCTCGCGCACCGGCTTTTTGGCTCCGGTGGACTTGCTGTTGGCTTCACGCCATTGACGGGGGCTCATGCCAAACCAGCGCTGGAAGGCTTTGGAAAATGTCGCCAGATCGGCGTAGCCGAGCAGTCCCGCCAGCTGGGTCAGACTGATATCGGACTCTTTCAGGTAGCGGGTGGCCTCGGCCTGGCGGGTTTCGTTCAGCAGCGCCTGAAAACTCGTGCCCTCTTCCATCAGCATTCGCTGCAGGGAGCGTGTGCCGAGCATCATGTAATTGGCGACATAATTGAGAGAAACCTTGCCGTTCGGCAGCAGGCTGCGCAGCAGTTGGCCGACGAACGCGGGCAATTCCTTTGGGGCAAGCTCATCCAGTTTATCGATATGCGCCTGCATCAGGGCGTGAAGGGCCGGATCGGCATCGCTCAGCGGCGCTTCCAGCAGGGCTGCATCAAAAACCCAGGCGTTTCTGTCGCTGTTGAAGTCGGGCGTAATATTCAATAGTCGCGCGTAAGTGCGCGCGGGGGCTCCAGCGGCAGTCTGCAGGTAGAGCGCCCGCGGGGCCCAATGGCGTCCCAACAACATTTTCAACAACTGCCAGCCCACTGCCACACCGTGCTCAATGACCTGTCGGGAGGGGATGCCTTCGCGGAGAACCGGGGTGTAGTCGAGAATGACCAGCCGGTTGTGGACTTCCATCTGCACGGCACCGCTGCTGGAGTGCAGGTGATAGTAGCGCGCAAGCTCGGCCAGGGATTCTCCCACGGTATTGGCGTTCTTCACCAGATACAGGAGCTGACCAAAAACCGCGGTGCCCTGGCGCAGCCCCAGCTCCAGTCCGAACAGTGGGTGACCGGATTCTCGCGCACAATCGTCCAGTAGCATTGCCATGCGCTGGAAAGAAATCATGTTGTCCGGATGCGTGAGGGTGTCGCCGGGGAGACCTGCCCGTTGCAGCATTCCCCGCGGGTCGAGCCCCACTTCGCGACAGGCCTCATCAAACATCACCAGTGATGAGGCCTTGGAAAATTCTTCCATCCGTGAACCCTGATTACCTCTTTATCAAGCAGTCCGACTACCGCGGCCCCTAAAGTGCCGGCAGTTATCCTTGGTGTGGCGGGAAAATGCAAATAATGACGGCATCTGACAACGAATGCTTCCAGCAGAAGAGAGTGTAGTTTCCAGCCGATATGCCCCTGTCCATGGGCCGCCCGTCGCAGTTTTCTTCCCAAAATCATCACACCCCAGGCCAATTCGTCCATTCCGACGAAGCCCCCCGCCACGAAACGGAATACTGTCAGCACAGCTCCAATTATAAAAATGACAATCCGTCCACAAACATTTTTTTGCCGACGCATCCGCGGCGGCGATCCATGGCAGTTCCTGAATTCGGTGGTAGACCTGCCAATTTAAAAGCGATGAAAAAGGAGAGCCAAATGCCATGTTGGAGCCAATCAGTAGAATAATCGCGGGGTACCCGCGCACGTATACAGCCTCGATAAAAACAGCCCTGTTCTCATCGATTCTCACCTGTTGTTCCTTAGAATCTGTTGCCTATACCGGTACAGATACAGAGTATGAAGATCCCTACTACGACCCCAGCGCGTATTCCACACCACACGGTGTGTACAACCGCCCCGCCGATTACGATCCCAATGCGCTGCTCGGTAGCAGCAATGGGGGCTGGGCAGTATGGGATTTCTGTTATGGCAAACCGGATGAGGCCGAGCTGCCTGAAGATCCCCGCGCACTGGTGCAGGAAGGCATCAGCGATGGCCGCGCAGTGCACTTCAATGCCTATTACAAGAACTGCCACTTGGACCCGGAAGCGGTGCGCGAAGTGGGTGCCGCCACTACCTGTGGTGAATTGCGCGAGCGCTTCGACCGGGGCGAGCGCCTGCTGACTGGCGGCTCACCGGGTGTCGGCGCGCTGTTTGCGGGTACCGATCCTTACACCATCGAAGCCGCGCTGGGTATTTCGACGCTGCTACCGAGCCAGTACAACGACCTGTGGAAATCCTGGGGCGGCTACGTATCGAAACCCACTAACTTTGACCAGTTGGTGGCCGAGCGTTACGGCTCGGTGTTACCGGCAGAGCGCAATCCCTACCCACTGAAAGGGGAAAACCCCAATCTCACCAACGGCGGCTCCGGCCAGTTACCGCTGATGTTTACACAAATGCGCTATCCCGACGGCACCTGGACCGGCCGCATTGGCGTGACCTGCCATGCTTGCCACAGTGGTGCGGTGGACGGTAAACCGACTCTCGGTGGCGGCAGCTCGCTGGCGGACCTGGACCTGTTCCTGCGCGACGGGCTGCCTCAGGGCTACCTCGCCTCCGTGGCTACCCTCGCCAACCTGAGCCACACCCGCGGCACCAACAATGCCAGCGATGTGAATCTGGCGTTTCTCTTCCCGGACCAGGGTCTCTATTCCGCTCGGGATGCAGTGGACCTGATCACCTCCGGCTCCACCGCCAGTATGGATACCCCGGCGTGGTGGAATCTGGGGCACCGCCCGGTGAAGTTTGTCGATGGCATGTTCCCGGCGGATGCACCGCGTATCGACCAGGTGTTCTACACCCCCTTCTTCGGCCTGTTCGGCGAGATCCTCGGTCCTCTGAGCGACGCCGGCCAGAAATACATGCGCGACAATGGCCCGCCCATCAATGCCTGGATCGAAACCCTCAAGGCACCGAAATATCCCGGCACTATCGATACCGCGCTGGCGGAGGAAGGTGCGGTGCTGTTCCACGAGCTGGATATGTGGGCACCGGAGCGCAACAACACAGTGCGCCGCCCCGAGGGCAACGGCAGCTGCGCCGGCTGTCACGGCGCCTATGCACCGCGCTACGTGAACGACCCCGAATACCTCGCCAGTCCGGTACTGGAAGGCATGGCCTCCTACATTGTTCCGCAGGAAATCATCGGTACCGATGCGGTGCGCTGGAAAACCAACAACGAGGGTATGCAGCGCGCTGGCTCGGTGAATTTCTTCGGCTATCCGCCCACCAAGGGCACGGACCAGGATTGTGGCCCGCAGAACCAGGAGCGCCTGCGTGGCGATCGCGAGCTGGGTTACCTGGCACCACCGCTCTACGGGGTGTGGGCGAGCGCGCCGTACATGCACAACGGCTCGATTCCGAACGTGTGGGAAATTCTCAAACCGTCGGAGCGCGAACCGCTGTGGCGCCGGCAATCCAACAATAAGCTGTCCAACCCCTGGTACAACAATGGCAACGTACTGATGGGTTACGACACCAAACTGGATACCGCCTATGACGCAACCAAAATGGGCTGGAAGTACGATGCCATCGACTGCGAGTGGCGCTCGTTCTGGAATCCGTCGGTATCACCGTTCCGCACCTGCGACCCCAACGACAAGCATGCAACGCCGCTGGCGCAGGAGATTCTGGATGACATTTACGGAAATCTGATTTTGACCTGGAATGTTTTCTTCCCGCCGACGCTGACCATGCGACAGATGGAAGATCGCAAGATCTACAACACCCTGCTGTTCAGCCATGGCAATGAAGGCCACGAGTTCAACAGTGTGCTGACCGACCACGAGCGGCTGGCAATTATTGAATATCTCAAGACCCTGTAAGCGACCGTTAAAAAAGCCACACCCGTGCGCACAGGTGTGGCTTTTTTATCGGCAATACTTCGTTTCATCACAAATCTGTCCCTGATTTTTTCCAAATTGCAACGGCGCCTTAACGTGCAAAAAAATGCGCGCGACAATGCACAACCATGTATATGGCCTGGTCTACACGACACAAAAACAGCATAGCGTTCTGGTAAACGGGCGTTGAGCGCCTTCTGGACTTCTGACCGCGGGTTACACAATTCCCTGCCAGTGAATGCCGAATAACTACTACAGCTCCGGGCGCAAGGCGCCCAATGCAACGCACTCCGTCTCGCACCAACTATTCTTCCCTGTACCAAAGATCACAGGTGTCTGATTGTGCACAGTTCCAGTTTGCCCGCGCTGTATTGCGCCACGTTATTCGCCGTTCTCGGTTTTGGCTCGCACGCCGCCTTTGCCGAAACGCCCGCCGGTGTCAAACAAAACCCGCTCAAGGATGCCTACTTCGGCGAAACTCACGTGCACACCGGTGTTTCCATGGATGCTTTTATTGCCGGCACCAGGCTGACACCGGATGACGCCTACCGTTTTGCCAGGGGTGAAGAGATGAAGGTCAATGGCAGCATGCACAAAATCCAGCGCCCGCTGGATTTCTGTGCCGTCACCGACCACGCCGAATTTATTGGTGAGGCCTACAGCCTGATGAATCCGGGCGCGCCGGGCTACGACGATCCGGTGGCCAAGCAGTTTCGCGAAGCGACAGATTTGAAAACCGCCCTTGGCCTGTATGCGAAATATGTACTGACGCCACTCGCCACAGGGAAAGATCCACACCCGCCCTTTTTCCAGGGTGTGGAAGCCATCAAATCCAGCTGGAAAAAAAATATCGAAGCGACCGAAAAACACTATCAACCTGGCAAGTTCACCACCATCCACGCCTATGAATGGACCTCGGCGCCCGGTGGGGGCAATTTGCATCGAAACGTTTTCTTCCGCGACAGCAATGTTCCGGATATGCCATTTTCCGCCAACGACGGACCCGACCCGGAACAACTTTGGAAGTGGATGCAAGCCCAGCGGGATGAAGGCAAGAAGGTGTTCGCCGTCCCACACAACTCGAACGAAAGCAAGGGGCTGCTTTTCACCGAAACCACCCTCGCTGGAAAGCCCATCACCAAGAACTATGTAGAAACCCGGGCCAGTATGGAACCGTTGATCGAAATGATGCAGATCAAGGGTAACTCGGAAGTTGTGCCCAATTTCTGGCCCAACGACGAATTCGCCAACTTTGAAAATGCGGTTACCCTGCAGGACTACAACGACCGCAAATTCAAGAAAGAGAACTTCGTGCGCTACGGCCTCACCCGCGGTCTCAAATACAAGCAAGATCTCGGTACCAACCCATTCAAGTACGGATTTGTCGGCGGCACCGACAGCCACAATGGCACTCCCAGCAACGTCGCGGAGGACAATTACTCCGTGGGGAGCCACGGACTGGCCGATCG
This is a stretch of genomic DNA from Microbulbifer bruguierae. It encodes these proteins:
- the roxB gene encoding rubber dioxygenase RoxB is translated as MYNRPADYDPNALLGSSNGGWAVWDFCYGKPDEAELPEDPRALVQEGISDGRAVHFNAYYKNCHLDPEAVREVGAATTCGELRERFDRGERLLTGGSPGVGALFAGTDPYTIEAALGISTLLPSQYNDLWKSWGGYVSKPTNFDQLVAERYGSVLPAERNPYPLKGENPNLTNGGSGQLPLMFTQMRYPDGTWTGRIGVTCHACHSGAVDGKPTLGGGSSLADLDLFLRDGLPQGYLASVATLANLSHTRGTNNASDVNLAFLFPDQGLYSARDAVDLITSGSTASMDTPAWWNLGHRPVKFVDGMFPADAPRIDQVFYTPFFGLFGEILGPLSDAGQKYMRDNGPPINAWIETLKAPKYPGTIDTALAEEGAVLFHELDMWAPERNNTVRRPEGNGSCAGCHGAYAPRYVNDPEYLASPVLEGMASYIVPQEIIGTDAVRWKTNNEGMQRAGSVNFFGYPPTKGTDQDCGPQNQERLRGDRELGYLAPPLYGVWASAPYMHNGSIPNVWEILKPSEREPLWRRQSNNKLSNPWYNNGNVLMGYDTKLDTAYDATKMGWKYDAIDCEWRSFWNPSVSPFRTCDPNDKHATPLAQEILDDIYGNLILTWNVFFPPTLTMRQMEDRKIYNTLLFSHGNEGHEFNSVLTDHERLAIIEYLKTL
- a CDS encoding DUF3604 domain-containing protein encodes the protein MHSSSLPALYCATLFAVLGFGSHAAFAETPAGVKQNPLKDAYFGETHVHTGVSMDAFIAGTRLTPDDAYRFARGEEMKVNGSMHKIQRPLDFCAVTDHAEFIGEAYSLMNPGAPGYDDPVAKQFREATDLKTALGLYAKYVLTPLATGKDPHPPFFQGVEAIKSSWKKNIEATEKHYQPGKFTTIHAYEWTSAPGGGNLHRNVFFRDSNVPDMPFSANDGPDPEQLWKWMQAQRDEGKKVFAVPHNSNESKGLLFTETTLAGKPITKNYVETRASMEPLIEMMQIKGNSEVVPNFWPNDEFANFENAVTLQDYNDRKFKKENFVRYGLTRGLKYKQDLGTNPFKYGFVGGTDSHNGTPSNVAEDNYSVGSHGLADRTAEDRANNVLEGEMLVADLNPGAIAGVWATSNTRGAIWDGMLAKETFATSGPRMKVRAFAGQGFAPSYNSYEKLVKDGYAKGVPMGGDYTGDKAPQILVWAVKDPIGPNLDRIQIIKGWVEDGEMKDTIYNVVASGERLQNDGSVTPIDAPINLKTGQFNTQKGSPELMGIWTDPDYDPKQHAYYYVRVLQLPTARWSLYDEIRKGVKFPERVQKQIVERAWGSPIWHEPK